CTTGGTCAAGCTTTGATGTATCAAATGACGGGATTTGGATTTTCAAATTATTTCTTTAATGGCGGAAGCCCTGCGGCTATCTATGAAGAATTCGGTTATAAAGTAGGCGGTCAAATTTTTAAAAATTCAAAAAATCCATTTTACATAACGGGTTACTTGTCGCAATCTAAAAATCAAAAAAGCGTGAATCCAACCAACCGCTATTTTGACATTTCAGACTTAGATAACGAGAATTACCAAATAGAGGCGGCAAAGTTTTTCAGTATCCATCAACATCGCGTTGGATTGGTGGCCAATTATCAAGCTTTTATAAGAACTGGCTCCGAATATGGCTACACCAACAATACCGAAATTATAGAACAGATCTACAAAAGAAAATCTTACAAGAAAGAAGATTATTTATCCACTATCAAAGTTTTATATCAATATTCTGCTGATAAATTTGTTTTGGGCGCAACACCTAGTTTGCTTTATCGACAGACCACCGAACAACGCATGTATCCCTTCAGTGGGCAAAAATTTGAAAGCTATACTTTAGGCATTGATGCGTTTTATATACAAGAAATAGCAGACAATCAGCTTATCAGTCTATCAGGAAATTTTTCGACAAAAAAAATTATAAAATCCACCAATGCGCTATCAACCGACCTTCGCGAAAGTATCATGGATTGGTTAATGTCGGATTACAATTATTTAGCAAGTGATGCGATTAGTTTAGGCGCGAGTTTGCGTTACGATCTTAAGTTCCAAAAACTTCCTGCTTTCTATATCCAAGCCGGTTGGCAACAATTTCAGCTACAGAAAAAAAATAATAACTTTACACAATTAATTTTAGGAATTACATTTTAAATCATGAAGAAAATAGTTTTATTGGGCGTTGCTGCGGTTATCATGTTTTTACTAAGTTTTGCACCAAAAGTTAACCGAGAACTTTTGGACATGCAAGATCCAACATTTCAGGACATCGTCAACAGCTACAAAAAAGCAATTTCGAAATGGCCAAAACCAAACATTGAAGAAGGCGTCAACTGGAAAGAGTTTTCTTCTATAAAACGAGATTCTAACTATTTTAAAGAACAAGAAAAACCTATGGTCATATTGGGAAAAATGTTATTCTTTGATCCTAAACTTTCTAGTAGCAACCAAATCTCCTGCAGCACTTGTCACGATCCAGAAATGGGCTGGACAGACCGCCGTCGCGTGTCTTTGGGTAACGATCATTTGCACGGCACACGTAATACGATTAGCATTCTCAATATCGCACAACGCCAATCTTTCTTTTGGGATGGACGCTCATTAACATTGGAAGACCAGGCGATTTCTCCAATTGCGGCACATCATGAGATGAATATGGAACCGCCACTTTTAAGTGAAAAACTTGAAAAAATTAAAGGCTATAAAAAATTGTTCAAAGACGCTTACGGTGATGACAAAATCAATTTTGATCGTATAACAAAAGCTTTAGCAGAATTTCAGAAAACTGTAAAAAGCCAACCGAGTCGTTTTGATCAATTTCTTGATGGCAAATACGATGCGTTAACGGATCAAGAAATTTATGGCATGCACATCTTCCGTACCAAAGCGGCTTGTATGAACTGTCATAATGGACAATATCTTAGCGATGAAAAATTTCATAACATTGGGCTGACATATTACAAAAGACAATACGAGGATCTTGGGCTGTATAACACAACCAAAAAGCCAGAAGATGTTGGAAAATTCCGTACGCCGCAACTTCGCGATTTACTATTGACAAGACCTTGGATGCACAATGGTCTTTTTGACGATCTGGAAGGTGTTGTTAACATGTACAACAGCGGCATGCACATGATAGACCCTTCTGCAGAACAAAAGAAAAATGACCTGATGTATCCTGTTACCGATCCATTATTAAAAAAATTAGATTTAACAAAAGACGAAACCAAAGCTTTGGTTCTGTTTTTAGAATCGATGTCGGGAACCAAATTTAAAATGAGACGTCCAGATTTCCCAACAGAATAATTTCTATTTTAAAATCTTATAATTCTTGGTTGTTGAAATGTATTTTTCGACAAACGCCATCAGATAAAAACCTAAACTTAGTCCTATTGAATTAAAAATAATATCATCGATATCAAAAACACCAAGTCTTGTGAAATATTGCAAGGCTTCGAGTATTATTAAAACGAAAAGAAAACTTAGTATCAGTTTTTTAAAATCATAAAATTTAGGAAATATCCATGCTAAAAATCCAAAAGGAATAAACATCACCAAATTTCCTATGATATTGATAAGAATATCCTTTATAAACAACGTATTTTTTACAAACTGAATGCTTGATGCTAAAGGTTGTAGTCTTACAATATTAATAGACATCGCCTCCCTGCCAAAGCCAAAAAACATAAAATACAGCAATACAATTGCGTACGGAAAAATGCAAATTCGGAATATGAGTTTTAAAATTTTAAGCATTATTTTTTGAAAATAAAGTAAACCGCCAAAATAAGAAATCCAAAC
This genomic stretch from Chryseobacterium sp. POL2 harbors:
- a CDS encoding DUF6850 family outer membrane beta-barrel protein; this encodes MKLQNTLFSFFILTFGLTNLKAQDSIRLFPKIEQQYSVERQLKNNFYYNPASMSGYSNFSFTDFSIGYENEKRNIYRQQEGSGQKGLSLKVTSYKKQNDHRSIWGSARYQNLNISSVKWNENLDFDRIAPYSIADSACGDTKLERYQFSGGISQKINRWTFGLEASYLAQLGSRNRDPRQKSTTSDLNVNLGVNYRFYNDFEIGIFGNLNKYTQNTSIKFVSDLGQALMYQMTGFGFSNYFFNGGSPAAIYEEFGYKVGGQIFKNSKNPFYITGYLSQSKNQKSVNPTNRYFDISDLDNENYQIEAAKFFSIHQHRVGLVANYQAFIRTGSEYGYTNNTEIIEQIYKRKSYKKEDYLSTIKVLYQYSADKFVLGATPSLLYRQTTEQRMYPFSGQKFESYTLGIDAFYIQEIADNQLISLSGNFSTKKIIKSTNALSTDLRESIMDWLMSDYNYLASDAISLGASLRYDLKFQKLPAFYIQAGWQQFQLQKKNNNFTQLILGITF
- a CDS encoding cytochrome-c peroxidase → MKKIVLLGVAAVIMFLLSFAPKVNRELLDMQDPTFQDIVNSYKKAISKWPKPNIEEGVNWKEFSSIKRDSNYFKEQEKPMVILGKMLFFDPKLSSSNQISCSTCHDPEMGWTDRRRVSLGNDHLHGTRNTISILNIAQRQSFFWDGRSLTLEDQAISPIAAHHEMNMEPPLLSEKLEKIKGYKKLFKDAYGDDKINFDRITKALAEFQKTVKSQPSRFDQFLDGKYDALTDQEIYGMHIFRTKAACMNCHNGQYLSDEKFHNIGLTYYKRQYEDLGLYNTTKKPEDVGKFRTPQLRDLLLTRPWMHNGLFDDLEGVVNMYNSGMHMIDPSAEQKKNDLMYPVTDPLLKKLDLTKDETKALVLFLESMSGTKFKMRRPDFPTE
- a CDS encoding VanZ family protein encodes the protein MLKILKLIFRICIFPYAIVLLYFMFFGFGREAMSINIVRLQPLASSIQFVKNTLFIKDILINIIGNLVMFIPFGFLAWIFPKFYDFKKLILSFLFVLIILEALQYFTRLGVFDIDDIIFNSIGLSLGFYLMAFVEKYISTTKNYKILK